In Antechinus flavipes isolate AdamAnt ecotype Samford, QLD, Australia chromosome 6, AdamAnt_v2, whole genome shotgun sequence, the sequence GGGAGCAGGGGCCGGGGGCCGGAGGGGAGAGAGCAGGGGCCGGGGGCCGGAGGGGAGAGAGCAGGGGCCGGGGGACGGAGGGGAGGGAGCAGGGGCCGGGGGCCGGAGGGGAGAGAGCAGGGGCCGGGGGCCGGCGGGGAGGGAGCAGGGGCCGGGGGACGGAGGGGAGGGAGCAGGGGCCGGGGCCGGCGAGTCCCCGCCCTTCCCCGAGCTCGGCTTCTTGACCCGCAGACGTTCCCAGTCCTGACCTTCTCCAACTGGCCCTGGCGCAGAGCGAGCTGGGGGGTCTGGCAGAGGCCCCCGACTCTTTCCAAGGTGAGCGCAGGGCAGCTCTCGGGAACCAGGGACAGCTGCGGGAGTGACGGGGAGGAGGTCCAAGGGGGCTCGGGGGAAGGTGACGCTCAGGCGGGACCCGCAGGCGAGGTGGGTTCTGGGGCCTGGGAGGGCGAGCGCGGGAAGCTCCTCGGAGGGAGCTGGCCAGAGACGGAGGCAGCGAGTCCCCGGCCGCGGCTTCGGGCGGCCCAACTGACGGGCTTGGAAAGATCCAAGAGCACGGAGCCCCGGACGGCCTCCCGCGGGGCACAGGAGCGGGCCCTGGCCTCTGACAGGGCCTGCAGGGAGCGCGCCCCCGCTCTCCTCCCACCGGGCAGAGCTCTGGAGAGAGCCTGAGGAGGCGGACAGAGCCCCGCCCCGGAGAACCCTGGGTGACCCCCCCTCCGGACTGAGACCCAGAAGCCGGGCCGTGGGGAGCCCGTGAGGGAGGCCGGGTCCCCCTGGttcccctctgtccctccctgCCTCCCGCTGGGAGGCCTCAGCCAGGCCCGTTCCTGCCTCCTAGGGGAAGAGCCTGCCCGGGTTCTCAGCGAGGCCGGGCGCCCTCGGGATGGAGGCTTCTGTCCAGCTCCCCAGCTCCCTCTGAGCAGTAAGGGGGGGCGGGGTTcggcgtgtgtgtgcgtgtgtgccaGGGCTTGGGACCTTGGGACTTAGATCTTGGGATGGCCCCTCCCTCTCCaggctcctccctccccccaggttCCCTTCTCagacccctccctccccccaagttCCCTCCCCAGGCCCCTCCCTCTCCaggctcctccctccccccaggttCCCTCCCCaggcccctccctccctccccagactcctccttcctcccagatTCCCTCCTCagacccctccctccccccaagttCCCTCCCCAggcccctccctccttcctcaggcccctccctccttcctcaggcccctccctccctcctcaggCTCCCTCCCCACTGGCTTGGACTTGACCATCCTGTATAAGGGCCAGGTGGTGGGCCAGGCGGCCGTGGCCCAGGCCAGCTGCCTCTTGGTGGCCGGCGGCCCCTGCACGCCGCCCCCCGCGGGGGCCGCGGCCCCCCAGCTCGTGGCCTTGCCCAGCCCGGAGGCGCTGCGTCTCGCCGACCGGAAGCAAGCGCACTACACGGAGCAGCTGAGGCAGCACATCGAGCCGGGGCTGGAGCTGCAGCTGTGGGGGCAGGGCCTCTGGGCCAAGCGGATGGGCAGGTGCAAGGTGTACTGGGAACGCGGCGGCCTCCTGGCGGCCTCGGAGACTCCGCCCCCACCCCGCCTGCTCCCCAGGAACGAGGCCACACCCATCTTCGACTTCTCGGTCTTTCGGCAGGGTCAGTGCTCTGGCTCTTGGGGTCCgcctgcccctccccccatccctggGGTCCACCTCTCCCTCCCCCGGCCCGGATCTCTGGGTATCCAGCTTTCTGCCTCCCCCAGCCCAGGTCCCTGGGatccccctctctctcccaccTCCAGCTCACAGCAGCTTTCTCCTAGAGCTGGCGGAGTACAGGGATCAGAGGAGACGCACGTCCCCCGACTACACCATCTACCTGGGCTTTGGCCAGACCCTGTCCAGGAGGCCCACGGAGAAGAACCTCATACTGGTGAAGGTGGGGGGGCGTTAAAATGGTGGCgggcccctcccccccagttcACCCCCGAGGGGGGCGGTGGGAGGAGCCTGCGCTAGCTCCCCCCTCaggtctctccctccccccaggtGGTGCCCCGAATCTGCCAGCTGTGCCATGAGGCCGTTCAGCGGCAGGAAGGCGTGTCCTCCCTGGACAGCGGCGGCCTCAGCCTGCAGGTGTCCAACAGCCTCAGCCTCTATGAAGTGTTGGAGAACTTCCTCATGGAGACCGAATACCCGGCCTAGATGTGCTGCCCTTGCCTGGAGGAGGGGGACGGATCAAGGCTGTCCGAAGCCTGCTGGGGGCTCAGTCTTTGGGACGGATGCCCCTCTCCTGTGTGTGCAGCACAGACCCAGGCCTCCTTTCCTAGCCAAGTCATCAGTGGCTCCCTCTTGCTTCTCacggaaaataaaaaaaactctgCTTCTGGCTTTTTGCTTCTTCAGTCCCACAGTGTGTGTTCATTCCCTGGCCAGGGAGCCCCTGGCCCCCGTGTCCTCCCCCTCCAATCCCCTCGGCCCGTGCACCCCTTTAATCCTCGAGCCACTTGCCCACTGCTGTCTGCGCCTATAACTTCTCCGTCCCCCCTCTGGTCCCCGCAGGCTCCACCTCTaaaggtgtgtgtggggggtgcaGTTGCAGGGTCTGCCCCCcatcctcccccacctccccaagAAGGAAGACAGAACAATGAGAACGCTTTAAAGCCACCAAACTCTactcaaaaaatacaaaatgttctcaAACAGACGTTAGCCGCACACGTGGCCGGCGTGGCACTCCCGGAGGAGCCGGGGAAGGGACAGACGTTCCCCACACCCATTTTCCTCAGGAAAGGGGCCCCCAATTCACCAACAGGAAACATAATCGGAACAAGACAAGTCTCCTACACGGGGGAGGGGGACGGCGGGGGTGGCCCAGCCCTTCCTGCCGTCGGACGTCCACTCTGTGTGGACCGGCTCAAGGCCGCCCGTTTCAAGTATGAAATCGATTCCGGTTTCTAAAGACAATCCATGTTTCGATAAATTAGAACACAATGAAAACAGCGTCTAGAGAATATAGAgttactgtatatatatatatatatatatatatgtatatatatatagctatgtatatatatatatataaaaagccGCCCCTTGCACACCGGGATCGGGACGGGGCCCAGACCAAAGGAAACCCCGAGAACGGCGGCGGTGCTTTCATCAGCCCAGAGTTTAATGGCGGTCGCTGCGGGGCGTGCGCGTGCGGGCAGGGAGGGGCTGCCGTCCCCAGCCCGGCCTCAGTTCTCCATGTCGTGCGGCTCCTCCTCGGCCTCCAGAGGCTTCTTGTGCTTCCGCATGTGCTTGTACTTCTCCACGTAGGCCTTGACCAGGTTCGCCACCTTCATGGGGTTGATCTCCCCGCTCTTGCTATGACAGATCTGGGGGGAGCCACCCCGGGGCCGGCGGTCAGCTGGCCTGGCCCGGCCGCCTCGGCCCGCCCTCCCACCCGCCGCCCGGCCCCCCCCTTCACCTTCTGCACGGCCTTGCGCAGGATGTCCTTGTACTCGTCCTTGGTGATCTCCCGCTTCTGGTAGAAGGGTTTGATGGCCAGCTTGACCTCCTCCACGGCGCGCTCCTGCACATGCAGCTTCTTCATGTACTACGGGAGGATGGCGCAGACAGTGAGCATGGGGGCGTGGGGGCCCCGCCCCGGCCCGCTCCTCCTCACCCAGCCCCCGACTCACCTCTTCGTTTTTCGTCCTCTCAGCCGCCGGCTTGGCCGCCGCCGCCTTTTCCTCCCCGTCTCCCGCGCCCGGCGCCTGAGCGCCAGGCTCCGAGGCTGCGGCCAGCACGGCTGGCTCCGGGGTCAGGCTCTGTCCTGCCCCGCAGCCCACGAGGGGCAGGCTGCCCTGCATGATAAACTGCACGGTGGGCTGGCTGACCGGGGCATAGGGCGGCACGCTTGGGGGCAGAGTCGGGGGCAGAGGCATGTTGGGGCTGTAAACCTGCACAGACACACCCCCCCGCCCCGCCGCGGTCAGAGCGCGTTCCCGGCcggccctgcccccccccccccagcccctggTGGCGCCCAGCATGCCGACAATGAGATGAGAGCCGCGGGTGGAGCAGGATGGGCGGTGGGTGGGATGGCAGTGCCCGAGGATGGAGTGGGATGCTGCCCGCAGCCCTTCCCCGGAGCGGACACCAACCTGAGCACAATCTAGGTCGGGAAACATGGGCTCCGCGACCATGTAATTGGTGGGAGGAGGCTCACGGGACTGCACCTGATTTAGGCCGGGGTCCGAATCCTCCGCTTTCCAGGCCCCTTCCAGAGATCGCGGCAGCTTGTGGAACGGCGGCCCTGCAGAGGGAGGGAGCCAGAGAGCAGCGCTGCTGAGGAAGCCGGGCCGGGACCATCGGAGCTGGATCCAGGTCTGGCCTCGGATGCTTCCTCATCGTGGGGCCGCGGCCCAGCTCGAGACCTGGGAGTCTGGCCCCGCCAGCCGTGACTTTTGGGGACCCGGTCCCCTCCTCCTCGTGTCAGTCTGCCAtcagctggggggagggggggaatgagGAAGGGAACAGACATGGCCCCTGAGGGTAAAGTGAGGATGGGAGGCCAGGATTCTGAGTCTGAGATGGAAGGAACCAAGAGGGAAGAGACGGGAAGCGGCCCTGAACGCCGGCCTGGCCGGGCCCCTGTGGTTGGGGAGACTGGCCAAGAAGGGTCCCCCCTGCGCTCCCAAGATGAGAGCTCCCCGGAGGGCCTCTGACTGCCCCTCTGCGCCCagcccacccccccacccccggtCCTTACTTGGCCCGGGCTCGGGGCCCGCCATGCTGTCCTCTTCCTCCTGAAGATTCCAAGTCACCCTCTTCACCAAAGCTTTAGATTTCAGCAAAGGGATTTGGGAAATGACTTCCATTTCGGACTCAACGGCCTCACTGATCTCCTCTCCGACCACAGGGGCCTCCCCCACCTGGTTCTCCGGGGCATCCTGGGAGGGCAGGGTCTCGCCCGGGGGGCCCTCTGAGGGAGCTGGAGGCTCCGGGGGGGCCTCCAACTTGGTGCTGGCAGCAGCCCCCAGGCTCACACTGCACTGGGCACTGGCCACAGGCAGAGCCGGGGGCAGCAGGAGGCCCCTTTCTGGGGACGAGTCTGTGCTCTCCGGGGAAGGGGGGGAGCTCATGTCATCCAACTGAATGAAGACGGCATCACTGGAAAAGTCATCAAACACGTGCTCCGCCTCCACGGTCTCCCCGTAGTCAAGGTCGTCAGCAGGAACTACCACGGGTGCCTCGGGTTGGCCAGAGGCGGCGGGCGGTGTCTCTTCTGCAGCCGGGGGGTCCTGTGGGGGCTCCACGGGGCTGGGAGGGGCTTGGCTGGGGACTGTTGTCTTGGGCTCCTCCTGTGGGGCCGGGGGAGACACGTCTTTCTCGGGCTGCTTCTTGTCCCGGGAGCGGGAGCGCGAGCGGGGTCGCTTCTCTCTGGACCTGGCCCTCTTGTGCTCGCGGGACCTGGAGGCGGAAGGCGAGCGAgacctccatttcctcctctccctGGACCGTGAGCGGGAGGTCCGACGGTCCCGCGGCCGGGAGCTCCGCTCCTTCTTCTCGTAGCGCTCGAAGCTCTTCTGTCTGCGGTGTTTGTGCCTGCGCGCTCGGTCGGTGCTGCTGGACCGCGAGCCCTCTCGGCCCCGGGCCCGCGAGCCCGACCGCCGCCTCCTCTTCTTGCGGCTCTCGCAGACTTCGTACGAGGAGCTGCCGGGGCTACCAGAGCGCGAGTGTGACTTCCTGCGGTCCCGGGACCAAggccccttcctcttctccttacTCTTCTCCTTAGCTCTCTTCTTCTTGGCTCTGTCGTGGCTGCTGGAGCGGTCGCTAGACGACCGCCGCGGCTTGGCCTTGACCCGGTGCTTTTTGGCGTAGTCCTCTTCCACGGACCAAGAGGTGGAGCGTGAGCTTCTCTCCCGGGAGTGAGACCGCGAGCGAGAGCCGGACCGCGTCTTCTTGTGCTCCTTGCCGGAGGCTTTTTTCCGCTTGGCTTTCTTGCGGCTGCGCGAGCTCGAGTTGGACCGTGACCGGGACGGGGAGTGAATCTCCACGATCCTGTGGGTGGTGGCGGCTGGTCTGTccacctcttcttcctcctcttcctcctcaggCGAGGCCGGCTCGATGGTCACACACGTCACAGTCCGCTCCTctgcatcaaagaaggtgctgcgCCGCTCACGCCCGTCAGCCTCCAGGGACTCCCGCTCTGACAATCGTCGCCGGACTGCGGTGGAGGCGCAGGGACTCCTcccagcctcctcctcctcctcttcctcctcctccatcttctcCAGATCAGAGGCGCCCGTGGTGACCCGCTCGGGATGGCTTGAGGACGGCCCATCCGATGGGTCGGAACCTGAGCCAAAGATATTCTCAACTGTGTACGAGGTCACGCAGCGGACGGTCTGGAAGGTCGGCACCTTCGGGCTGTCCACAGAGATGGTACGGGTGATCTCGGAGGGCAGGAGCCCCGCACCGAGCCTTTCGGGGCTGCTGCTGGGGGAGCTAGAGTCGGACCCCGTGGGGTCAAAGGGGTCGTAGATCTCGCTTTTGATCTGCTTGGTTTTCTTGATGGAGAAGAGGGGCGAAGGGTTCTCCTTACGCTGAACTTTATTGTCAACTGGCCGGAAAGTGTTACAGAAGCCAGGGTTCGGGAGTCGGCTGGCATGGGCCGTGTTTCCCGGGATGTTAATTCGAAAGCTCTCAAATGAGGAGCCCAGACCCTTGCCTCGGGACGGCCCGAAAGCAGCCAGGCTGCTGTGGGAGCCTGGACCGCTAGCACTGGCGCAGGAACCGCCACCACCGCCTGAATGTGTCTTAGGCTCCTGGGAATCACGGCCGCCTGGCTTGCTCTCCCCACGGCCCCCTCGGGCAGGCTGGCCACTGCCCTCCCGCCCAGTCAGCCGGTTGATGCAGGAGCTGGGGATGTCCGCGCCGTGGGCACCGGTGGGCATAGCATCCACATGCCCATCGCTGCCAGTGCGGCCTTCTCGTCTCATCTTTGGTATTCTGGGAAGCTCGGAGATGTCGATCCTGCGGGGAGCTGCCGGGAGGGGCTGTCCTATTGCCGTCCTACTCAAAGCCTTAGGGGACTCAGACGTCACTGCCACAGGACGCTTGTCTCCATGAAGCGGGGGCATTCCATTGGGTTTCAAACCCAGCCTGTTCCTATTTGCCAAGTTCTGCGTCTGAACTGGGCGAGGGGTCATTGAATATTCTAATTTCACAGTTGCCCTTCTGGGCTCGCTTGGGGAAAGGGTCACAGACTTCTCTGACCCCTTaaggcaggaagaggaggaaggagagagcacGCTGGCGGTGGGCCCCCCAGATGAGTTTGAGCCCAAATGCTCAGAGACATCTGAACTGAGGCGCGCCACGGAGGTCCCTGACTGCAAGGTCCTGGGCTGGACACCAGCCCTGCTCCCGGTCTCTCCATCTTCCCGGTTCTTAGCAGTTGAGCTTCTCTGCAAGGAAATCGGGGCTGAAAAAGAGAAGATGCCAAGGGGCCGTTGACCACTCACTCGTCCACTCGGAAGCGCATCCTCCCTCACTACCGAAATCCACTTTTCTTGTGTTCGCTCTCAACTCTGAGCACTGTCCCTCTGTGCCCGGACAGGATGCCCTTCCCTAGGGGTCCTCTAGCAGGGGAGCACCACAGAGTCAGGCGAGCGATCCGACACATGTCCTCTGAGCCTGGACTACAACTTGTTCCACAAAGAAAAGCCTAACATCCTCACCACTTTCTCTAGCTTCTGTACATTTGCGATTCTCGCCCAGCCCTCCCAACCATTTCAATTGCATTTGTCGGCGGCAATCCCTGCCTTCGGAGGGTCCTGGAACCGCGCCTTGGCTGCACGAGGCAGCCAGGACGGCCCCCAGCCTAGTTTCTATTCCAAGTGACCAAGGGTGACCAGCTGTGCTAGCGAGAGCCTTACCTGCCTTGCGGGCTGTGAGAGAACCGTCCCGATTGATGACCACGTCGGAGCCGCTCATCATCAAGAGATTCTGCCCAGACAGGATGCTCCCCAAGAGGTCTGGGACGGGAGCCACTTCTACATCTTGTTCAGGAACCGAAGCAGGAATGCTCCTCCTGAACCGGAAAGACAGACGAGAAGTTAGGGCTGCTGGCACCGACGCCCCGGGAACGCACACGGCAGCCGGGCTGTGTAAGCTTTGGGACACGACCCCAAAGCTGGAACAACATTTATGTGTCCAGCCGGGACAAGGACGACGTGGACCTGGACCAGCACAGCCCCCCCCCGGGGAGGTCTGCAGGCCGATGGCAAAGGCCCTCTCCTCAGCTCATCCCAAACACAGAGAGGTCATACGAGCCCGGATGATCCGCTTCCCACAACTCTGGCGGCCCCTCTGGGGGGCCCAGCAATGGCCCTGCAGCCTTGATTACTGACCGACGGTCAGTCTAAGTTAAAGGGGGCTCATCTGAAGGCCCAGAGCTAGAGAGGGGACGGCGCTACAGCGACGCACTGTGGAAGTGGGAAGTCTCGCTTGGTTTAGATCCAGAGCAAAGGACGAGGGAGGGTGTCAAGGTGCCAAGAACTAGTCCTTCCTTTCCTGTGCCCCCTTCACACCGGGGCCATCAGAGCTCATCTGTCCAGTGCTGTCCGCGTGTCCCCCGTTGGGCTGAGGGCCCTGGAGGGGGAGCCTTCGGATTCAGTCCTTGTGTGAGGTCCCAGCACGCCACGGTGCCTAATTAATGCTTGAGTCTTCTTAACATCACAGCAGTCCTTGCCCATGCTGGCTGCCTCCTTCTTCCTACACAGCGGTGCCAGGGCAACCCGCTGTGAGTCTCTCTGCCCCCTCCTGGACTGTGGCCTGCCACCGGCCAACTCCTGGCTAGCCCAGCCCCTCTCACTGGTCTTTGAAAGCCAAAGCCAGGCCTGTGCGTCAGCCCTTGAACACAGGCCCCAGAGGCCCATCTGTAGCCAGAAAGAGCCCATTGTGGCGCTCGGAAAAAGCAAGGAATGGCCAACAAAGGGCCCGGAGTTTGGCCTCCTGAGATCTCCCAGgctggaggaaagggaggagagtcAACGAGGGACCGGTCGCCCAAGGAGCCGGCAAGGAGACAGGGCCCAGGCGCTGGCCCAGAGTCACAGGAGCCCTCTCAGAACCCGGATGTCTCTCAGCCAGTGAAGAGGAGGAACTCTGGGACAGCTTCAGCAGAGAAGCTGGGCCTCTTCCACCACGGACACTTTCTGGGACTATCCGGGCGCCTGTCCCGGGTGCAGCGCGCCACCCCCCACTCGCCGCTTCCTCGGGCACTTTGGGGCTGGATCAGGGTCAGGGTCCACATCTTTCCTAGGGCTCAGTCAGGCAGCATGAGGGCGCCAGCCTCCAAGGCAAACCTTACTTGTGGTGCTGCTCCTGGATTCGGTTCGTCCAACTCGGCCTCATTGGGATGAGGGGAGCAAAGAACAGTTGGATGAAATCCAAGAGGAGGCCCGGCCCGGGGGCCCTGCGCTCAAGCTCTGTGCAGTCGGGAGTCAGGATTGACGCCTGCCCACGTTCTTCTGGGCCAGCTGCTGCTCCGTTCGCTGGGTGGGGGGCTGCCCATGCGATCCCCTTGCCCCACACCGTGCTCCTGAGAAGCTGAGGGGGGCAGCGTCGGCCCGCTCACCATGCCTCGGGACGTGGCAGTACTCTGTTCACAGGAAAAGTCCGAGAGCACCTGGCGCTGAGCCCACCTGGATGCTGGTGCAGAACCGGGCTCAGGGATGCTGCCAGGCCAGGCCTTGTCAATACCAGCGTCCAAAGAGCTAAGAGCTGTGGGTCACCATGGGGCAGTGGGGATATCTGTGGTCAGTGCGTCCAACAGAGAAGGGGGGCGAACAGCAGGGGTGGTGCAGCTCTTGGCACTGCCCGGCCACCTCTCTGGCTTCCAAGGATGGGGGGCTGCGACGCTTCCTGACACTCGGCCCTTCCTGCCCACTCTAACCTGTCCTTTCGGATACTCCTCTGCCCTCCAGGGCAGCAGCTCTAGGGCCCCCAGGGCCTGCTCTACTGGCCCCAGCCGGTTACCAAGAGCCGAGAAGAGTCCCTATCTCCAGCATGATGGTCCCCATCCCATCCCAAATCCAAAGGGACTTCCCCCCAAATCCACCTTGGCCATCAGGGCCATCGTTTCTGTTCTCAGTCACTCGTCGGGGGGCGAGGGCTCTGGTCAGGGAGAGTGCTGCTGAGTGTTAAGTTCTCAACGGAAGCCAAGGCGAGCAAGTCCGGCTGCCCCTCAGCCAGCCCCAGTGGGCCCTGCTCGAGACGCCAGCTGCTTTGGGCCAGGCCTCGGGTGCTTCCCAACTCAGAATGACCACAGCCCTTTGTTCCCCAAGAGGAGGGACACGGGGGACAGAAGGCCCACCAGAAGACGCTGGTGCGACGGTGGAGGACAGCCATCCTTCCCCCTCGTCCTCCATGCTTCCTAGTGTTACTCAGTTCCCTGTTCTTGAGGGCCAGAGTCCTCAGgactcttccctctcttccatccTGTCCAGTTCAGATCCACAGAGTCTCCCCCAGGAGACCCTCCACCCCGTAGGACCCCTCCCCGCCCAGGagtctgcctgcctgcctccAGGCCAGGAGCACGTCCACCCCCCCAACGCAGTGAACTCCCCCTGTCTCCTCCTCTGATCACGTGCCCTGGCATATGACGACTCCTGAGCTTCTCCATTTGCCTCCAGCTTTGGagcctttccctccctccctccaagcACACCGACCTCTGACGTGCTACAGGAAGGCCAGGGCCTCCTCCATTTCTGACTCGTCCCCCTTCCGGCTGTGAGCGTCTCATCTCTTTGTAGCAGgggcttggcacagtgcctggcactggTTTCCTAGCAGCCCCTGGCAGGGCTCTGGGCAGGCCcgcctcccttcttcccaccccctcaccTGGAAAGTCCCACAGGAACGGGTCTCGCCACGGGCTGATGAGATCGGAGAGCTGACTGCGAAAGAATCCGTCTCTTGGTGCTCAGGGGAGACGCTCGGTTTGCTGGGAGCTCTTCACCACTGGAAGCACATGAGACAGAAGCGGTGGGCAGCCCCGATTAACTGAGGAGGGGGCCAGCCTTCCTGAACTTCCTGGGCTTGATCCCACAGGAGCAGGATCCCCCTTCCGTGGACTGGCTATCGCCTCTTCTCGTCCTCAGAGGTCATCCCCTCAGGACCCCCGCAGGACAGCCCCTcaatgccccccccccccccccggctagCAAACCAAGGGGGAGGACGGGGGCTGCCTTGTCTTTGGCCCCCCAGCATTAACCTGTCTCCAGCCAGGCTGCTCACGAAAACATGGAAGAGAGCAGGAAAGGCCAAAGGCCATTCAGAGACTCGACCCAGAGTCTGAAGGAGGAGGGGGATGGGCCCAGAGACACTGTGCCCGGGAGGAGTACCAGGACGCTGGGGAGACCCACAGAGGCAGAATCTGCCCTCGATGCCAGCTCTGAGGCGCCATGGGGTTTCCCTCTCCGAGGGGGAGATGCCCTCATCAACAGTCTACCCACGAGACCCTCATTTCCAGCACACCGCTGGCCCTTGTGGCCCCTCACCACGGGTCACAGCCAGGAAGGGCCAAGGCCCACTGCACAGCCGAGGACTGCCTAACGCCCTATTCCCAGCCAAGGTTACGGGGAGGGGGCCCAGGACCCTTGGAGGCCAGGGAGCCGACCTGTACCTGTCATAGGGGTCCAGCTCGTAGGGGTCTCCAAACAGAGACAAGGAGGCCGCTCCAATGTCTGCTCGCATGAAGCCCAGCGAGGGCTCGACGGGCTTGTACACAGAAGGTATGGAGGCTCCACGCAGCGGTTTCCCGAGGCCCAGGGTCCTGGCGAGGCGAGAACGCGCCGTGATGTCAGTTTTGACCTGAGCCGTGAACCAGAAGAAAAAGCGAAGCAGCTGTCAGTGCCCAAGCTGGGGGCCCCAGCCTAGGGGGTGGTGTGGGGACCCTCATCCTCCCTCAGCCCAGGCCACACAACTCAAGCTCCAGCTTCCCCCCCGAGAGGCAGGCCAAGGGCTGCTCCTTCGGAGACCACGAATCGTGCTGGGAAGGCTCCCCAGAGGAGCCCCAGACCCAGAAGTGCCCCCCAGGGCCTAGGCCTGTTGGGGGGAAGAGCCCGTACCCGGTTCCTctgccccttccttttcttcactcGGGACTTGCGCCTCTTGGGCCGCGTCCCCGAAGCCTTGCTCCTCGCAGACAACTTGGATGACGCTCTCTTTCTTCCAGCcgctttcttccttctccctggaGAAACAAGATGCGAAGGCGGATTTGAGGCACACTCTGGACGCCCCCGGGGCCAGTGGCCAACGGACCAGGCTGCCCCTCAGGACTGCCGAACCCTCACCACGCCCAGGAGGCGGCCAGCGGCGGGCACCCAGGGAGCCCCGACGCTGCCGGGGGGGGGGTGCAGGAGCTTTCCCTCCCAGGACCCCCATCCCCTTGCctgcttttctcttccttctgacTGGAGTCCGGGGAGCGAGAGGCCGGCGGTACACGGCGGTGCTCAGTCCAGAGGCCACGGCTTCGATGGTTTCGTCCAGGAGGGACGACATGAGGTACCTGGGCACCCGCTACAGAGAGTGAGACAGGCCCCGTCAGGGTGGGCCCCTGGGAGCCCTGCGGTGCCTTTCTCCCCGACTCCCCAGGCTTCAGGCCCCAGCGGTTCCCCACATCAACGACCCCTGCAAGGACCGGGGCCTGCCTTTCTCTTCAGACTGCTGGGACGACGGAGAGGGGGTCGAGCAGCGTGACGCCTCCCCAGCCCCCCTCCCGCTCCCCTGGCCCCCACGTGGCTGGCCCCGACTGCCAGGGGACACAACGGCCCTGCCAGGCCCCACCTGAATCCTCCGGGCCGTGGTGATCCGGTTGCGGTTCACGGTGGCTCTCACCCTCTCACTTTGGCGAGTCCTGGCAATAGCCCGGGTCCGGCCCGCGTTGGGGCGTAGCCGGCTGGTGGTAGGGACCACGTCGACCAGGAGCAAGGCCACCTCCTCCTCGCTCACAGGCTCCACgtctaggggaggagagagacCGGCTGTCACCAGCCCGGCGGCACAGTCCCCCTCATGCAGACCCCCAGGGCCTCCTACAACAGAGCCCCAAGATTACCGGTGGCAGCAGCGG encodes:
- the PHRF1 gene encoding PHD and RING finger domain-containing protein 1 isoform X2, whose translation is MDEDSQDEFVSRSAGARARGRVPVVSEADDSSDVGPSCDSEEDSGSEEEDEDGEEGSDWDSSEDSASGDEDAPPEPPKGQPDPSAGGVLSSDEDAENCPICLNAFRGQAVGTPENCAHYFCLDCIVEWSKNANSCPVDRILFKWICIRARFGGKVLKKIPVESQKAPQAEEEEDPTFCEVCGRSDREDRLLLCDGCDAGYHMECLNPSLSEVPIDEWFCPECVATAAPAAPPAAATDVEPVSEEEVALLLVDVVPTTSRLRPNAGRTRAIARTRQSERVRATVNRNRITTARRIQRVPRYLMSSLLDETIEAVASGLSTAVYRRPLAPRTPVRRKRKAGRRKKAAGRKRASSKLSARSKASGTRPKRRKSRVKKRKGQRNRVKTDITARSRLARTLGLGKPLRGASIPSVYKPVEPSLGFMRADIGAASLSLFGDPYELDPYDSGEELPANRASPLSTKRRILSQSALRSHQPVARPVPVGLSRRSIPASVPEQDVEVAPVPDLLGSILSGQNLLMMSGSDVVINRDGSLTARKAAPISLQRSSTAKNREDGETGSRAGVQPRTLQSGTSVARLSSDVSEHLGSNSSGGPTASVLSPSSSSCLKGSEKSVTLSPSEPRRATVKLEYSMTPRPVQTQNLANRNRLGLKPNGMPPLHGDKRPVAVTSESPKALSRTAIGQPLPAAPRRIDISELPRIPKMRREGRTGSDGHVDAMPTGAHGADIPSSCINRLTGREGSGQPARGGRGESKPGGRDSQEPKTHSGGGGGSCASASGPGSHSSLAAFGPSRGKGLGSSFESFRINIPGNTAHASRLPNPGFCNTFRPVDNKVQRKENPSPLFSIKKTKQIKSEIYDPFDPTGSDSSSPSSSPERLGAGLLPSEITRTISVDSPKVPTFQTVRCVTSYTVENIFGSGSDPSDGPSSSHPERVTTGASDLEKMEEEEEEEEEAGRSPCASTAVRRRLSERESLEADGRERRSTFFDAEERTVTCVTIEPASPEEEEEEEEVDRPAATTHRIVEIHSPSRSRSNSSSRSRKKAKRKKASGKEHKKTRSGSRSRSHSRERSSRSTSWSVEEDYAKKHRVKAKPRRSSSDRSSSHDRAKKKRAKEKSKEKRKGPWSRDRRKSHSRSGSPGSSSYEVCESRKKRRRRSGSRARGREGSRSSSTDRARRHKHRRQKSFERYEKKERSSRPRDRRTSRSRSRERRKWRSRSPSASRSREHKRARSREKRPRSRSRSRDKKQPEKDVSPPAPQEEPKTTVPSQAPPSPVEPPQDPPAAEETPPAASGQPEAPVVVPADDLDYGETVEAEHVFDDFSSDAVFIQLDDMSSPPSPESTDSSPERGLLLPPALPVASAQCSVSLGAAASTKLEAPPEPPAPSEGPPGETLPSQDAPENQVGEAPVVGEEISEAVESEMEVISQIPLLKSKALVKRVTWNLQEEEDSMAGPEPGPRPPFHKLPRSLEGAWKAEDSDPGLNQVYSPNMPLPPTLPPSVPPYAPVSQPTVQFIMQGSLPLVGCGAGQSLTPEPAVLAAASEPGAQAPGAGDGEEKAAAAKPAAERTKNEEYMKKLHVQERAVEEVKLAIKPFYQKREITKDEYKDILRKAVQKICHSKSGEINPMKVANLVKAYVEKYKHMRKHKKPLEAEEEPHDMEN